The Henckelia pumila isolate YLH828 chromosome 2, ASM3356847v2, whole genome shotgun sequence genome includes a window with the following:
- the LOC140880967 gene encoding uncharacterized protein has translation MAESNSVGTVHQNSHQEHENDAHEAYNQEPCLKYEIEETTIMQQHPRRPKLLSLEIPVRSLESTVSDFTRIDVPSPNSIRAGLPPRPNSARLISSVRNLLPQKSFSGCKILSQDDGKKVLITPDTPLSDKPTTSRSFSLNKMLFSSTKSAHSLPVTPIPDIDPKSSHENNNNHQIKTPITEVKQHMMRSFSVPVNVKTRSLRGADSSGGLIRVISKNQLARSVETASTDISPDSESDDGEDIPEEEAVCRICFVELGEGGETLKMECSCKGELALCHKDCAVKWFSIKGNKTCDVCKQDVRNLPVTLLKIQNPPVATRRSHAGQQQREVARYRVWQDVPVLVMVSMLAYFCFLEQLLVADMGARALAISLPFSCVLGLLSSMIASTMVSKGYIWAYASFQFAIVILFAHIFYTVLKVNSILSILLSSFTGFGIAISTNSLLVEYLRWRESRHLHSSAQQRSNTVRSRSEQRHHQHRHLHQYRTRQLHHQHLQPATQVHDFDQVTQNPTHHMPVGSSQITGQQQETIPQNV, from the exons ATGGCGGAGAGTAATAGTGTGGGAACAGTGCATCAAAATTCTCATCAAGAACATGAGAATGATGCCCATGAGGCTTATAATCAG GAACCTTGTCTGAAATATGAAATAGAAGAAACCACCATAATGCAGCAACACCCAAGACGGCCAAAACTTTTGTCGTTGGAAATACCTGTGCGTTCTTTGGAAAGTACGGTGTCCGATTTTACGAGGATTGATGTTCCGAGCCCAAATTCGATCAGAGCAGGATTGCCACCCAGACCAAATTCGGCAAGACTGATATCATCTGTTAGAAACTTGCTTCCCCAGAAAAGCTTCTCAGGTTGCAAAATCCTATCTCAGGATGATGGTAAAAAAGTTCTGATTACCCCGGATACACCTCTTTCAGACAAGCCCACGACTTCAAGGTCGTTTTCTCTAAACAAAATGTTATTCTCTTcaacaaaatcagcacattctTTACCTGTCACACCAATTCCAGATATTGATCCTAAGTCCTCACATGAAAATAACAATAATCATCAAATTAAGACACCT ATAACAGAAGTTAAACAACACATGATGCGATCATTTTCTGTCCCAGTTAATGTTAAGACAAGAAGCTTGAGGGGGGCAGATTCTTCGGGGGGTTTGATTCGTGTAATATCAAAAAATCAGTTGGCAAGATCAGTCGAAACTGCCTCTACAGATATATCCCCTGACAGTGAATCTG ATGATGGTGAAGACATTCCAGAAGAAGAAGCTGTATGCAGAATTTGTTTCGTTGAGCTTGGAGAAGGGGGTGAAACATTGAAGATGGAGTGCAGCTGCAAAGGAGAGCTTGCACTTTGCCACAAGGATTGTGCCGTGAAGTGGTTTAGCATCAAAGGTAATAAAACCTGTGATGTTTGTAAGCAGGATGTCCGTAACCTCCCTGTTACTTTGCTTAAAATACAAAATCCTCCGGTTGCCACGAGAAGATCTCATGCTGGACAGCAGCAAAGGGAAGTTGCTCGCTATAG GGTCTGGCAGGATGTCCCAGTTCTTGTTATGGTCAGCATGCTTGCATATTTCTGTTTTTTGGAACAGCTTTTG GTAGCTGACATGGGAGCTCGAGCTCTTGCAATATCATTGCCATTTTCGTGTGTTTTAGGACTTCTTTCATCTATGATAGCATCTACTATGG TGAGCAAGGGGTACATTTGGGCTTATGCTTCATTCCAGTTTGCGATAGTGATCCTGTTCGCTCATATATTCTATACAGTG CTCAAAGTAAACTCTATTCTTTCTATTCTGCTTTCGTCGTTCACTGGGTTTGGAATCGCAATCAGCACCAACTCACTTCTTGTCGAGTACTTGCGTTGGAGAGAAAGCCGTCATCTCCATTCTTCAGCACAACAAAGAAGCAACACTGTGCGGTCGCGAAGTGAGCAGAGGCATCACCAACACCGGCATCTGCATCAGTACCGAACTCGTCAACTTCATCACCAACATCTGCAACCAGCTACCCAAGTTCATGACTTCGATCAAGTAACTCAGAATCCAACACATCATATGCCTGTTGGATCATCCCAAATCACTGGGCAGCAGCAGGAAACTATACCGCAGAACGTTTAA